The genomic region GTGCCTGGGGGAGGCTCCTGGCAAACGCCCTGTGGCCTGGGGGCCGAGCTGAGCCTCTGCGAGCCAGCAGTCCTGGGGAAGGGTGggagagcagtgcctggcatcaGGGTGTGCTTTGGGGAAGACGGACAGGGCTGCTCGGCCTGAATGGTCCCCTGGCCGCCGTCCCCAGCCCCGCACACGGAGACCCTCTCATCACTGGAAGGAGGACACAGGTTGCCCACCTGCCTGCTAGGCCCCGAGGCCAGAGAGGGGCGGCCACAGctcccaaagtccccatctcTGCATTCTGGAGGTTCTGAGACCACCCTAGAGCCCACAGCCTggctccagccctggggaggAGACGGGCATTTTGCATACACATAGAGAGAGCAGGACTCAGTGGCCAGGCCCCAGCCCCGCCTTCACCCCGGGGCCCCGCCCTCACCCTGAGGCCCCACCTTCACCCCAAGGCCCTGCCTTCACCCTGGAGGCCCCGCCTTCACCCTTCAGGAACCCTCTGCTCCCTGAGGCCTTGGGTACCTGGGTCCTGCCTATCATCGCCAAGGGATGTGCCCACCATTCGACCCACCTTCCAGGCCTCTGCCTGAACCCCACTGCATtcccttctctgcccctttctgAGCGTCTGCTCTGTGCCACGCTGATGGGCCCAGAGTGAAGGGGCCCGAGCCGCAttgggcctggcacacagcacgTAGGGGGTTCTCGGCCGGCGGTCGGTCACCTCGCTCGGCTGTGCTGAGTCCTGGTGGTGCTGCGGGCTCCAGCACGGGGGAGCGACCCCCAGGGCTGGCAGGGGCCTCTGCTCTCCTCTGCCTGTCCCAGGCCACATCCAGTGGCTGCCTCCCTGGGGCGCCCCCCTCCCTACACCCTCAAAGCAGCTCCTCCCAGGGCTTCTCTGTCATGCGTTCCCTCCTTTGGGAAGACGCTGGGGGCCTgagctccccacctcccagcatgGCTGGCCTgcctggtggggcggggggcaagggggagaggggaagggggtgggatgTGGCCTGTCAGGCTGCCTGACTGTCTCTCTCCCCCCGGCTTTCTCTCCAAACCCGCAGGTGTACATGAATGCTGTGTGGCATGGCTGGGCCATCCCCATGTTCTTGTTTCTAGCAATTTTGAGGTTATCCCTCAATTACCTCATAGCCAGGTAGGTGAGCTGCTTACGCGGCAGGGCTGTCTCCCCACGACACACACAGCCGTGGCACGCCTGAGCCGGGGCTGCCTCTCACACGGGGGTTTGGGGAGCGGTCCTCTGATAGGCTAGGCTCCCGAGCCCCCAGGAGGATGCCCACCCCCACTGGTCCGCGGGAGCCAGCAGTAGGTGGTCATCAGACTCCCCAGCGGCTCTTTGTCTCAGAGGCCCACGTGCACCTGCAGGGGGTCACCCCAGCTGCTCCTATTTGCCGATGACATCCCCCGCTTGCTGGGCCTGCAGAGTCTTTGTGCCCTGGGAGGCCCTGGGGTTCAGAGGAAGGGTCCTGGCAATCACCAAGCCCAAGCAGCATCCTCTCCGTGCTCTGTGAGCACCCTCCGGGGGCCTCTGTGGAGAAGCCCTCGTCCCCAGCTGCCTGGTCGGTCTGCGCCCGCGGCTGCACGAGCAGCGAACCTCGGCCCCACGGCAGGCCTGAGGAGGGCCCCTGCagtccgtttttttttttttttaaagattttatttatttacttattagagaatGAGCAtaagcgggggaaggggcagaggcagaggaagaagcagactcccactgagcagggagcccgacatggggctggatcccaggaccctgagatcatgacctgaactgaagagagacacttaactgactgagccacccaggcgcccctcctgcaGTCCGATTTGTCCTCAGCTGTTCCACAGTTCACACTTTCACAGACAGTTTTCCTGGGTGCATCTCTCTGCCTGCTTAAGTTGGttcatttgaaaatgatttttgtaGGGAAGAATATCTTTACATACCCAGGAAGGGTCATCTGTGCCCAGACCAGGTGTGATTCTAGCCAAAGTACTTGCTATTACTATTTCACTGAGTTCTTTTGAAGGACCTATCTGTTCCACCTCTGggcccccaggggaggggccCGTGAGGGTGACCTTGAACTGTCCATCCTCAAGAGCCAGGGAGCAGCCCTGGAGGTCTTGGCTGCAGAGGGGTTCTGAAGCCCCTTCTGTCCCACGCTCCTTCCCGTCgggggcacagggctggggaTTCGATGTCGTCCCTCTGTGAAAGGCGTGTGATGGTCTCCTTGCAGGGGCTGGAGGATACAGTGGAGCATCGTGCCTGAAGTCTCTGAACCAGTGGTAAGTCCTGGGAGGGCGAAGGTCTCTGTGTCCACCGGTCAGCTTCCCCGAGCGTCCAGATGCAGCTGGGTGGATGCCTGGGGGAGCCCTGCCTGGCAAATGGAGTCAGGGAGCAGAAGGCCAGCCgcccccccagcacagagccctgggCAGCCACACTCTGACCCCCTGCCAGCCGACACCCCCAGTGCCCCTTGCTGGCCCCGGCTTGGCTGCAAGGGAAGCAGGTTGCCGTGCCCCGGCCTGTCCTCACCCCTCCCAATGGGGATGGTATGCTGCGGGGGGGCACCCGGGGGCCTCCCGGACCAGAGGATGAGTAGCACAGGGATCAGCAAGCTGCGATCTGCTGGGCCCCAGCATCTAGGAGGCCCTCGGGAGCTTCTTGTTGAATGAATTCAGACAAACAGGAGGAGGTCATGGCCCccttttgcctcagtttccctccatgcaaagtgaggggtggagggcTACGTGGTCTCGGACGCACCTTTGCAGATGAGCCGTCGAAGCGTGACTCCCCGCTGGCTTGAGGGCTGCCACTGCCCGCCCACCCTCTCGGGCACCAGGGGGGCGTCCTCTGGGACAGCCGGCCCCTGctgtgggggggggcagcagagcgACCTGCTCCTGGGGCTGCAAGGCCTCTGGGCTGCTAAACTGTGGTGGCAATTCTCTCTCCCCTGTGGTTGCAGGAGCCTCCAAAGGAAGACTTGACTGTGTCTGAGAAGTTCCAACTCGTGCTGGATGTCGCCCAGAAAGCCCAGGTGCTGCTCTCGGGCTCCAGCCTGGGGATGTCTCTGTGCCAGCCCTGCCCCCCAAACCCCAGGCCTGGCTTGTCGCTCGTCAGCTGACCGGCCATCAGCCTACCCGTCGATCCCTTGGCAGCACCCAGGACAGCCCGATTGGCGGGAGGGTCTAGGCTGACGGCCGGCACCCTGGAGGGTGGGGAGACCCGCCGAGCCGGGGCGAGCCAGCTGCTGGGAGGGACACGGCCCGGGTCCAGCGTCCGTGCGGTTCCCTGGGCTTCGCGGGGACCCACCACCCCGCCCTCAGCCTGTGAGTGGCTAGACGGGACGGCGGGGctctgtgccccccccaccccggctgtgGCCTCACGGGGGCAGCACCTCTGGCCCCCTGACGTTGCCGTGTGGGCCGTGGCCCCGGGGCCTGCGGTGACCACAGCTTCTCCACACAGAACCTCTTCGGCAAGATGGCTGACATCCTGGAGAAGATCAAGAAGTAAGTCCTCGGCCCCCCAGCCCGCGGAGTCAGGGGTGCGGCCCCGTCCTCAGCTGAGCCCCCCTCTCCCTTCCAGCCTGTTCATGTGGGTCCAGCCTGAGATCACGCAGAAACTGTACGTTGCGCTGTGGGCCGCCTTCCTCGCCTCCTGCTTCTTCCCCTACCGCCTGGTGGGACTGGCCGTGGGTAAGGAGGCGCCTCGCCCCGGGTCAGGGCTGCCGCACAGGTGAGGGGCTGAGGCGGGGGTTCCTGCCTGCTTCCACCAGAGCGTCTGCAGATGCACAGGCGTCCGGAGGCCAGCTTAGCGCACGCTTACAACAAGCTCATCCTCTGCTTCCAAGAGACTCCCCGCTTTCCCACCGAGCAGAGGGGCTGGTAGGCGTCGGGTATGGACGGCGGTCAGCCAGCTCGGGTCGTGAGGGGTCAGGTCGCGGGAGGAGTGACGTAGGGGTGGAGATGTCATGGGGGGCGGTGGCCTCGATTTTGCGGGGTGAGGTCCAAGCAGAGGGTGAGGTttgtggagtctgctttgggCAGGTCAGGAACAGCCCTTGGTCGGGGTGGAGTGGGCAGGGCAGTGAGGGGCGTGAGGCAGGCCGGTGGGTGGGGTTGTGGGGCCCTGGTGGGGCCCTGGTGGGGCCCTGGGTTGTGGTTGGAGCCCGACCCCCCACAGTCGTGGATGGACCAGACGGTCGGAGGGCTCAGGGTTTGCCCCGAAGGGCTGGTAGGTGATGTTGCCATCCGGGCCAccagggagtgggaggggcagactgGAGACGGGGTGTTCAGAGCTAATTCTGGGGTGGGGAGCATGCAGAATTCAGGGAGCCACTGGCCACAGGTCTGAATGTGCGGGACGTGGCTTTGCCTGTATTTCAAACCATGGGGTGGCAGGATGACTTGAACTCCCCCATGGGTTCGTGGAAGCGCTGTACCGAACCCGTCTGGGGCTTCTGCAGGGTAGGGAGAAGGTGTGAGCAGGTGTGGAGGCTGCCCTGAGGCCAAGGCCATGGTCCTGTGGCTGCCCCAACCCACTCGGCCGTCTAACCCGGGAAGCTGTACCTTCCTCCCCAGGCCAGACCCCGAGCAATGAACCACTGTGGGGCCTCGGTGTCCCCAGCCTGGAGCGGGCACAGGGGACTGCACGGGTGGGGGCGAGGGTGGAGGGCTAATCTGAGCTGGGACCTTGTGCTCGGGGGTCGCACAGTGTGGGGGCCGTCCCCACCTGCCCATCAGCCCCAGTGTGCAGCTGGGGCCTCGGTCTCTCGTtggccctccccctgcatgcCTTGCCAGGACAAGCGGGCTGGCAGACAGCGTGGCCTTGGGGGAAAGGACTGACACCAACCAAAGGGAAATGCCCTCATCCTCCAGGGGGCCGGGGCCGGCACACGAGCTCTCTGACCCAGGGTTGGAGGGGGGCCCCCGGCTGTGACGGCTGCCGGCCCATCAGGTCAGAGGGCAGCAGGCTGGGGGTGGGTCTCTCACGCTTTCCTTCATGTCACCCTTGGGGGGTGGTTAGTGGTGGGCTTGTCTGCGAGGTGGTGTGATCAACAGGAGCCACCTGAGGGTCCTGGGTGGTGAGACACGTAAGTGGACCCCCCCATTGGCTGGGTCGCCTCGCCCTCTTGCTTCCCCTGCCCTGCGCTGGCCACATCTGGGTTTGGAGAGGCTGGCCGTGTGCCCTGGCCAGGACAGGACTGTTGCTCTTGTCCCCAGGACTCTACGCCGGGATCAAGTTTTTCCTCATCGACTTTATCTTCAAACGCTGCCCGAGACTGCGAGCCAAGTACGACACTCCCTACATCATCTGGAGGAGCCTGCCCACGGACCCGCAGCTCAAAGAGCGCTCTAGCGCCGCCGCCGTGTCACGCCGGGTAGGCTGGCCTCAGGCTGGGGCAGCGGCCCCCAGGCCCGCGCGTGCCCCTCCCAGTGCGCGGGGAAGCTGGTGTCTTTCCGATTTTGTGGGGCCCTTGAAACACACAGTGCGGCGAGGATTTCCCCGCTCCTGGCACTGCTGTTTGGGAGGGCCCAGCAGCCCCGGGCGCAAGGTGGCCACTGGGGAAGGCCGTGCAGTGCTTACAAGCCGGGCTGGAGGCCCCCTCCCGCCTCAAGGCCCCTCAGACCCTCCCACGGACTTGCCCAAGCCATGCTGGCACCCAGGCCAAGGGCAGGCGGGGCGCGGGGTGCTGGCCATGACCGCCCAGAGCTTGGGGGCCTTGAGGAGGGAGCCCTGGGAGCTACCGTCCGGCCCTCTGTTCCCCGGCTCTGAGGCTCGGGCCTACCTCGTGCCCACAGGCTGGTACTGCGCCTGTATTTTATTCATGGTGGAAGGCCTTTGTGGGTGGGTACCGGGCCTTGGGTCCCAAACCCGGACACAGAGGACAAGCTGGCCTAGGTGTTCTCCTCAGGGTCTCAGATGAGCGCGGGAGGTTCTGGGTCCCGTAGGGCTCTTGGGGAGGTGTAGGAagacttcctgaaggaggtgacGTTAGATTGCTGTGTTGTGTGAGTGTCGTCTGGGGAGAGGGTGTCCAGTGACCCGGTGATGGGAGGGAAGCTCTGGGTCAGGTGTGGGTCAAGCTCCCCAGGTTCCGGGACAACAAAGCTTATTGGAAGCCCACGCTCATCAGCAGGGTCTTCGTGAGCCAGCAGGCGGGCTCCGGTCACGCAGGTGGAGGTGGGCCCGAGGGAGGAGGCGCAGAGGTGGGCAGCCAGGCTCCCTGAGGGCGTGGGAGGGGTGGCCGGGACAGGGCCTTCCGGGGCCTTAAGGCCACTTAGCGCTGGCCAGTCTCCGGAGAGACAGTGAAGGGGAGCGAGGCGGTGGGCTTCCCGGTGGGCGGGGGGCGAGGGAGACCCCGCCAAGGGGTGTGTGCTTGCAGCTCGGCTcagccactgtgtgtgtgtgagctcaCGCCACGTCTTGGTCACGCGTGTGTCTGTCTCCTCTCTGGTCAGGTGTCAGGCCACGACAAGGTAGGAGGTCTGTGTGGAAGCCCCTCCTCCACGGGCACCTGATGCTGTGCGTTGCTGTGTTGTGACCCTGACCTTCCAATGTTGCTTTCCGCGGCCCATCCGCCGGCCAGTTCCGATTTCGGAAATGCCAGGAATGGCCTCTGTGCCGAGCGCCTGGCGGCCCGGGGTCTGGGCTGCGTGTGCCGGGGTGCAGGCTCCAGCACGGCCTTTCGGAGTGGGGACgctgctgggggcagaggggcctcCCCTCTGCTGTGGGGCTTCCCTGCCCCGGAGGAAGGGGGGCTCGCGGGGTGAGGAGCGGCCCCCGGCAGGGGCTCGTAGGGGTCCGCACCCCGCATCTGGGCATCCGTGCCTGTCGCTCGTCTATGTGTACAGTTGGgcgagggcggggtggggggccgcGTGCgtccctgtgcccccacccccagctggcGTGGCTGACGGCGACACGCGTGCTCTTGGCAGCTACAGACGGCCTCCTCCCGGAGCTACGTGTCCAGCGCGCCCGCCAGCCTCAGCAAGGACGAAGACACTGGCCGCTTCCACGGTACCAAGAAAGGCAACTTCCACGAGATCTTTAACTTGACGGAAAACGAGCGACCGCTGCCGGGTACGTGTGCGCGGAGTCCGTGGCCCGCCCTGGCCGGCTGGGGAGCTCGCCCCCGTGCTGGGCCCGGCGGCAGGGGCCGGCCCTGGGGGCCCGGGAGGGCTCTGGGCAGGCAGGCGGGAGGAGCCGGGTGCTCCTGGGCCGCTTGGGGGGGCCCATCCTTCTGCAGGGGTGGTTGAGCTGCAGGAATTCAGAGGGTCCCGCAGAGCGCGGCTCAGAGCTGCTCCCCAGCTGGGGCCTCGCACGAGCAGGTGCGGCCCCCGCGCACCCCAGCTGTGACCTGGTGGACGGCAGCTGGGCGCCCAGGGAGCTGGGCTCTTCGAACCGCCTGGCGGGCCACAGAAGGAAGCCGCAGAGAGCTAAGCTGGGACCTTGTCCCGCCCCCCATCCTGCTGACCGAGGGCATGCAAATGCGTCCCCGTCATGGCCGCGGTTCGATCCATTTGCACAACCTGAGCCGTGTGCTTCTCCTTCGAGGGGACGAAAGTCCCCGCCGACTCACGCGCCGGAGCAAACCCCAGCTCTCCAGGAAGGCGGAGGGCGCCTGTCTCCCTCCCCCGGGCTTTATCGGGGGACGGGGAGCGTGTTGGTGCGTCCCTGAGGAGCCGGGCTGATGGGTCGCCTCTGTCCCCACTAGTGTGTGAGAATGGCTGGCGCTGCTGCCTGATCAACCGCGACCGCAAGATGCCCACCGACTACATCCGCAACGGCGTTCTGTACGTGACGGAGAAGTGAGTGCCTCCGTGCTGCTCCTGCCGAAGGGACGGGCCTCAGGGACGGTCCCGGCTCTCGCTGGACGCCCCAGGATGCGTGACGCTGCGAACACGAGTCAGATGCGGTGTAGACCGTGGAGTCAGCTCTAGAAGCGATAAAACTCTCTCTCAGAGTGAAATCCTTTGTAAAAAGCCAGTGCGTGGTGACAGGTGGGAGGGGCTCTCTGCTCGGGGTCGCCGCCCGCCCCACGGGGGACCGTGGTGGCCGCAGCCCGGGCGGGCGTCCGTCCCTGTGCCGTGTCTGGATCATGCCTCTGTCCTTTCTCCCCTCATAGTTACTTGTGCTTCGAAAGCTCCAAATCCGGTTCTTCCAAGAGAAACAAGGTCATCAAGCTGGTGGACATCACAGACATCCAGAAGGTCAGTATGGGCCCCCCCGTTCTCTGTTACCCCTTTAGGATTCCGGAGGAGAGAGGCCACAGGGCCACGAAGCTGATGGGCTTCAGTTGGAAGTCAGATATGTTCACAGTGAGGGAGTGATGCTATTCGGAGACATCGGGGCACCCACGTCAGGGCTCCCCTTCTAGAAGGCTCCCGTGTAGACACTGGCTCCCGTTCGTGTCCATGTACCACGGGCCACCCCACGTCCTCACGGGTCAGCGCCAGGTGCCTTcccacagagggggagggggggagcacaGCAAGGTGGGCCCGGCCGGGCGCCTGGGCCCCCTTACCACTGTGTATCCACCCCTCGGCCCTGAGATGCTGCCCCCACCGCGGGCGTGTCCTCAGCCAGTGTCCCTCGAGTGTGGTCACGTGGAGTGGGCAGGGCATGTGCAGTACCCAAAGGAGGGCCTGGCACACACACTTGGGCAAGGGTGGCCGGGCCCACCTGCCCCCCGCCTCCAGGGTCTGAGCGTCTGGGCTACAGGCTGGCCCGGGCCGGGGGTGGGCCCAGCTCCCCCCACAGAGAGATGTGCAGCCGTTAGGACAGCAGGCGCCCCCCCCACGCACTGCCCCTCAGGGAGACCCCGTCTCACTCGGGCCTGCTGGGAGAgggtgggatggggaaggggcaggtctgGTCTCTTGGTCAGGAAGTCAGTCCGTCCTGTCGTGCTCAGGAAGGCTGGGCTCCGTGGGCCCCTGGCAGAATGCtctggggcctggggacaggCCTGGCCCTGATCCTGGGAGGTCCCAGGCTGACCGTGCGCTGTCGTCCCTCAGTACAAGGTCCTCTCTGTCCTCCCGGGCTCAGGCATGGGGATCGCGGTGTCAACGCCATCAACCCAGAAAGTAAGTGCTGGGCAGGAAGCTGGGGAGATGGCAGGGTGGCCCGGGGGTGTGGCTGTAAATCCCTGGGGCACGCGGAGCCACCGACCGGCTGGGGACCCGAGGGgccccctttcttcctctttccttcgcTGTGGCCACCAGAGCCTCCTGCCACTGCACGTCCGGGTCAGGTTTGGGGCTGAGGCCcgcggggaggtgggtggggccgGGGGGCCTGGcctctgtggggggaggggcctgcccttGGGCACCGACCCTGTGGGGCTCCGCTCGGACCTGGCCTGGGGCCAGGCAAGGCCTGCGTGTGGGGCATCTAGTCCTCAGGCCAGCCTGGCTGCGCGGGGTCACCCACGGCATCTCCACCCGCCAGCCGCTGGTGTTCGGGGCCATGGTGCATAGAGACGAGGCGTTCGAGACCATTTTCAGCCAGTACATGAAAATCACGGCGGCCGCGGCATCTGGCAGCGACAGCTAGTGTTGATTCTCCCGGGACGATGCTggaagggttttgttttggttttggtttttttgttgttttttttaaacaatttgatAGTGGAAAAACAATTGGACATCCTCCTGATCTTTTGCAATAATTCCCCTCAATCTGTGGTTTTTATTGTGTTCACCCCGCGATTCACGGACCCCTTCACGCAGGGGTTGGGGCCCTCAGGCGGTGCCCGCCCATCTCACGGGTGAGGCGTGTCTCACGGACACGTGGACACGGAGGGCAGGGGATCCTCGGAGGCCAGCGGAAAGGAGGACACGCAGGACCCGCCCGCCCCAGAGGCCGAAGCTCCTCCACCCCGAAGCCATAGCCGAGGAGCACCGGTGGTCCCTCTTCCCGGGTGTGAAGGATGTCGGTGATGAGCGACTCAGAGGCGCCTTCGCCCACCACCCTGAACCGGCCAGTGGTCTCGCTCCTTCCGCCAGCGAGGCCTGCTGCGAGTCGTCAGAGGGGGGCCCGGGGCAGGGGCGCGGCTTGATCTGGCTTAGGCTCCGTGCTGACCGGCCGCGGGGCCCCACCCGCCACGAAGGCCAGCGGCCGTCTCGGCCTCCCGAGCCGCCAGGAGGCCCGGAGTCGGCGGCCCCCGCGGCCGTGGAGTGGCGCGCAGGTAGAAGCGCATCTTTTTCACACTCTGCTCTTGGGAAAGCCCCGTAGACCAGCTACCAAGGCTTTGGGGGGCACTCTGAGCTTGGGTTGCTCTCAGATGGAAATCAACCGCAGCATAGCTGGCGCCAGCTTCACGGCGGAAGCCACCTGTGTTGGTGAGGGAGGGGGCCCTGCGGCCTGGGGTGGGAGCGGCCCGGACACACGGTGGGCCAGGCTTGCGGCCGGTCTGCCCGTGGTTGCTGCGCGGGGGGGTGCTCGGGAGGTCACCGGCTGCGGGGAGTGACCGTGAGCGGAGCCCAGAGGCTTGGGGCCGGACGGTCCGCACCCCTGACGTCTGACAGGGTCCTGGCAGGCCCACCCCCGTGCCAGCACACCCCGGGGTGGGAGCGAGCCGCCCCCCTCCCTGCGCCCAGCACCAGTCTGGGCCCCGCCCAGGACGCCAGCGCGCTTGTGGCCGAGGCCGGAGGCTGCCGTTGCAGGCTGGGTTCACTTGGGGACAGGCCTGTGACCTCTGTGAAGGACAGGCTGAGATTGTGGCGGTCAGCGCGACCGCCCTCCTGGTCAGCACACTTCCAACTCCATCAGTCCAGTTCCTCGGCTTGTCCTGAGTCCTTTGGGCGTCACGGAGATTGTTGTTTTTTGAAGAAACAGAAGATTCTATTTTTTACAGAGAGCAagctgtttttcttatttttgtatcatttttcaGATGTAATTTTTACCTTGGCTCCAATCCTAATTTGCTGGTTTGGGTGAGTCTGGTGGCATCGCTCACGTCCCTGTTCACGGGGGGCCATGGGGGCCACACGCCAGGGCCCGGGCCGCGCTCCTGGGGAGCTGCGCCGACCAGCCTGATGAAGCACACACTCCGCCCGGTCGGTGAGATCGGAGGGCCCCTGTGGCACCCACCGCCCCGGTCCGGCTGGCGCTGGTGTTCGCGAGGTCCCGCGGGCCGGCCTTCCGTCAAACTGAAGGCAGAGCCCACTCCAAGTCTCGGCTTCGGCTCCCCCCGTGGGCGCAGGCGGACTGGCCCTGTGGAGGCCTCAGGCACCCCCGGGGACCCTCCCTCGGTGCCTGAGGCGAGGCGGGGTGGGCCCCGAGCGGCCCCCGGGGACAGGCTTCAGGGTGACGCCTGTGGGTGCCACTCAGACGCCTCCCCGGGACCGCCAAGGGGTCAGTGTGGTGGGGCTCGCCCTCCTCAGCAGAGCGGGTGGTTTGGTTCGAGTCCCTTCTGAGGAGAAAGGGAGATGAAAACTGACCACATGCGGGGCGCGGCCGCGGGGGCCCTGGGGCGTCGTGCGCCAGTGGCCGGGCCCTTGGGGAGAGCGCAGCCCACACGGGCTCCCGGCGGCCCGGCAGAGAGAGCCCGGAGTTTCTATCAAATTGTGTAAATCTGGGCAGATATTTAATTTCTATGACTAATCACTGAACTAGAATGAATGTCACATTTTTTATGTCCGAAGCTTGAGTCTATTTTGGATCTGTAAATAATCGTTACTGCTGTCACTTTTGTTCAACAAAAGGATTGTACTGTATGAAGAACCGATGAAAAACCCccgtaacatttttttaagaaaactttgtttgtttaaagaagtcttgtataaattataatttttatttaaataaacctGAAATGCTTTGTGCTCAGGGAGGGTGGGGGCGCTCGGCCTCCAGT from Halichoerus grypus chromosome 6, mHalGry1.hap1.1, whole genome shotgun sequence harbors:
- the GRAMD4 gene encoding GRAM domain-containing protein 4 isoform X1 codes for the protein MRVGPDLRAGDSDRHVKVKQRGSVLNMLRRLDKIRFRGHKRDDFLDLAESPNASDTECGDEVPLKIPRTSTRDSEELRDPAGPGTLIMAAGVQDFNRTEFDRLNEIKGHLEIALLEKHFLQEELRKLREETNSEMLRQELERERQRRMELEQKVQEVLKARSEEQTAQQPPKGQAQANNGADRRSQGLCPRVQKWFYEKFGEYVEDFRFQPEESTVETEEPLSARRLTENMRRLKRGAKPVTSFVKNLSALSDWYSIYTSAIAFTVYMNAVWHGWAIPMFLFLAILRLSLNYLIARGWRIQWSIVPEVSEPVEPPKEDLTVSEKFQLVLDVAQKAQNLFGKMADILEKIKNLFMWVQPEITQKLYVALWAAFLASCFFPYRLVGLAVGLYAGIKFFLIDFIFKRCPRLRAKYDTPYIIWRSLPTDPQLKERSSAAAVSRRLQTASSRSYVSSAPASLSKDEDTGRFHGTKKGNFHEIFNLTENERPLPVCENGWRCCLINRDRKMPTDYIRNGVLYVTENYLCFESSKSGSSKRNKVIKLVDITDIQKYKVLSVLPGSGMGIAVSTPSTQKPLVFGAMVHRDEAFETIFSQYMKITAAAASGSDS
- the GRAMD4 gene encoding GRAM domain-containing protein 4 isoform X2 gives rise to the protein MLRRLDKIRFRGHKRDDFLDLAESPNASDTECGDEVPLKIPRTSTRDSEELRDPAGPGTLIMAAGVQDFNRTEFDRLNEIKGHLEIALLEKHFLQEELRKLREETNSEMLRQELERERQRRMELEQKVQEVLKARSEEQTAQQPPKGQAQANNGADRRSQGLCPRVQKWFYEKFGEYVEDFRFQPEESTVETEEPLSARRLTENMRRLKRGAKPVTSFVKNLSALSDWYSIYTSAIAFTVYMNAVWHGWAIPMFLFLAILRLSLNYLIARGWRIQWSIVPEVSEPVEPPKEDLTVSEKFQLVLDVAQKAQNLFGKMADILEKIKNLFMWVQPEITQKLYVALWAAFLASCFFPYRLVGLAVGLYAGIKFFLIDFIFKRCPRLRAKYDTPYIIWRSLPTDPQLKERSSAAAVSRRLQTASSRSYVSSAPASLSKDEDTGRFHGTKKGNFHEIFNLTENERPLPVCENGWRCCLINRDRKMPTDYIRNGVLYVTENYLCFESSKSGSSKRNKVIKLVDITDIQKYKVLSVLPGSGMGIAVSTPSTQKPLVFGAMVHRDEAFETIFSQYMKITAAAASGSDS
- the GRAMD4 gene encoding GRAM domain-containing protein 4 isoform X3; amino-acid sequence: MVAEGPEGLQGRARATLKSGLRLQGRLSGGGAGICRRCVDRSPLRDPAGPGTLIMAAGVQDFNRTEFDRLNEIKGHLEIALLEKHFLQEELRKLREETNSEMLRQELERERQRRMELEQKVQEVLKARSEEQTAQQPPKGQAQANNGADRRSQGLCPRVQKWFYEKFGEYVEDFRFQPEESTVETEEPLSARRLTENMRRLKRGAKPVTSFVKNLSALSDWYSIYTSAIAFTVYMNAVWHGWAIPMFLFLAILRLSLNYLIARGWRIQWSIVPEVSEPVEPPKEDLTVSEKFQLVLDVAQKAQNLFGKMADILEKIKNLFMWVQPEITQKLYVALWAAFLASCFFPYRLVGLAVGLYAGIKFFLIDFIFKRCPRLRAKYDTPYIIWRSLPTDPQLKERSSAAAVSRRLQTASSRSYVSSAPASLSKDEDTGRFHGTKKGNFHEIFNLTENERPLPVCENGWRCCLINRDRKMPTDYIRNGVLYVTENYLCFESSKSGSSKRNKVIKLVDITDIQKYKVLSVLPGSGMGIAVSTPSTQKPLVFGAMVHRDEAFETIFSQYMKITAAAASGSDS